Proteins encoded in a region of the Streptomyces sp. NBC_00513 genome:
- a CDS encoding SRPBCC family protein has translation MSAMRGTGVRTALFTVPLVLGLLGTAAGPAAAGGSHGTRPDRPLTCREKGVDPGALVRHRSEIVINAPLHTVWKLQTDVERWPHWQTPVETAQRLDHGPFRRGSAFRWTVPVPPNPSTPATSLEITSTVRQIEHGACIRWTGPAIGEGLRIDGIHVWNFTKVKGGVRVSTEETHTGAQVEADVPTATRILREGLEAWLRDLKSAAESRAGDRPR, from the coding sequence ATGTCCGCCATGCGCGGCACCGGCGTCCGCACCGCCCTCTTCACCGTTCCGCTCGTCCTCGGCCTTCTCGGCACCGCAGCCGGACCTGCCGCGGCCGGCGGTTCCCACGGCACCCGCCCCGACAGGCCCCTCACCTGCCGCGAGAAAGGCGTCGACCCGGGCGCCCTCGTCCGCCACCGGAGCGAGATCGTCATCAACGCCCCGCTGCACACCGTCTGGAAGCTGCAGACCGACGTGGAGCGCTGGCCGCACTGGCAGACCCCCGTCGAGACGGCGCAACGCCTGGATCACGGCCCGTTCCGCAGGGGTTCGGCATTCCGATGGACGGTTCCGGTACCGCCCAACCCGTCGACTCCCGCCACGAGCCTGGAGATCACCTCCACCGTCCGGCAGATCGAGCACGGCGCCTGCATCCGCTGGACCGGCCCCGCGATCGGCGAAGGCCTGCGTATCGACGGCATCCACGTGTGGAACTTCACCAAGGTCAAGGGTGGCGTGCGCGTGAGTACGGAGGAGACCCACACCGGCGCCCAGGTCGAGGCCGACGTTCCCACCGCCACCCGGATCCTCCGCGAGGGCCTCGAAGCATGGCTGCGTGACCTGAAGTCCGCCGCCGAATCGCGCGCCGGCGACCGGCCGCGGTGA
- a CDS encoding TetR/AcrR family transcriptional regulator, translating into MATTGASTPRERYRAQVRTEITERAWEQIATAGASALSLNAIAKQMGMSGPALYRYFASRDDLITELVRGAYRSLADVLGEASSTGADLAGLAHTLRGWALADPQRYFLVYGTPIPGYQAPEDTLAISSEIMTILLDACTALTPGNTVTAFGTHLDGHRDWAAGNPAPPEALHRFLTFWTRMHGVLSLELAGHFAGMDLDPALLFAAELEDLLKPRS; encoded by the coding sequence ATGGCGACGACGGGCGCGAGCACCCCGCGGGAGCGCTACCGAGCCCAGGTACGGACGGAGATCACGGAACGCGCCTGGGAGCAGATCGCCACGGCGGGGGCGTCAGCGCTCTCGCTCAACGCGATTGCCAAACAGATGGGCATGAGCGGACCGGCCCTCTACCGCTATTTCGCCAGTCGCGACGACCTGATCACCGAACTCGTCCGGGGGGCATACCGAAGCCTCGCCGACGTCCTCGGCGAGGCTTCCTCCACCGGTGCGGACCTTGCCGGGCTGGCTCACACCCTGCGCGGCTGGGCCTTGGCGGACCCTCAGCGGTACTTCCTCGTCTACGGCACCCCGATCCCCGGCTATCAAGCCCCCGAGGACACCCTCGCCATCTCCTCCGAGATCATGACGATCCTGCTCGACGCGTGTACGGCGCTCACCCCGGGCAACACCGTGACGGCCTTCGGCACCCATCTGGACGGCCACCGGGACTGGGCCGCCGGCAACCCCGCCCCGCCCGAGGCCCTCCACCGGTTCCTGACGTTCTGGACCCGCATGCACGGCGTCCTGTCACTGGAACTCGCCGGGCATTTCGCGGGCATGGACCTCGACCCGGCGCTGCTCTTCGCGGCGGAACTGGAAGACCTGCTGAAACCTCGATCCTGA
- a CDS encoding AAA family ATPase encodes MSVGERLTRTRERAFIGREEQLDTFEAALAGDPQAPFAFYVCGPGGIGKSTLLRRMADRARAAGRPLVELDGRFVERDPADFERAADTFVKVPGTVLLVDSFEHCQWLESRLWHQFLPRAADDALVVLAGRHAPQPQWTADPAWSPLLHVTELEPFSEEQALSLLVAARIRPELRDPVLRFAGGNPLALSLAAASGSTGCAQEDIWAPSADVLRTLLAGLIGEVPTAAHRRALEVAAQARSTSEELLTAVLPEEDAHQLFSWLRDLPFMESTHRGLHPHDAARETLAADLRWRAPNAFEAVRRRLADEYLRLLREAPEEQVWTVTDELFHLFREGKTLARLRTWSREDEVHDRPLHPDDLDAVLRMAEDTEGPASAELVRYWARRQPQAFSVYRLVNTGRIVAFTARLALAAPADPEDLATDPVVAAAWRYTEATAPVSPGQHIGVSRFSVYPERYQVPSRVIDLSSSRAQAESARARGRAYGFAVYRDAETWAERVKGTLADTGARPRVGAYTYGLFSVDWRRIPVEAWLQSFISTTEEPVSPGPSPISRSLFDQGVREALAHWRDAGAFAACALLRSRLAADFADPVAELRALLRQAVDDLAQDPRGVRAREALAAGYFSGAPTQEAAARRLGLPYGTYRRHLRQGLDLLCEALWQQELDGPRSR; translated from the coding sequence GTGTCCGTAGGAGAGAGACTGACCAGGACGCGGGAGCGGGCGTTCATAGGCCGGGAGGAGCAACTCGACACGTTCGAGGCGGCTTTGGCAGGCGATCCACAGGCGCCGTTCGCGTTCTACGTGTGTGGACCGGGCGGCATAGGCAAGTCGACGCTGCTGCGACGGATGGCGGACCGTGCCCGTGCGGCGGGCCGGCCGCTCGTCGAACTCGACGGTCGTTTCGTCGAGCGGGACCCCGCCGATTTCGAGCGTGCCGCCGACACCTTCGTGAAGGTCCCGGGCACCGTCCTGCTCGTGGACTCCTTCGAGCACTGCCAGTGGCTGGAGAGCCGGCTGTGGCACCAGTTCCTGCCCCGTGCCGCCGACGACGCGCTGGTGGTCCTCGCCGGCCGGCACGCCCCGCAGCCGCAGTGGACCGCCGACCCCGCCTGGTCCCCGCTCCTGCACGTGACCGAACTGGAGCCGTTCTCCGAGGAGCAGGCTCTCAGCCTGCTGGTGGCTGCCCGGATCAGGCCCGAACTGCGCGACCCGGTGCTCCGCTTCGCCGGGGGCAATCCGCTGGCCCTGTCCCTCGCGGCCGCGTCGGGATCGACCGGCTGCGCACAGGAGGACATCTGGGCGCCCTCGGCGGACGTCCTGCGCACCCTGTTGGCGGGGTTGATCGGTGAGGTGCCCACAGCGGCCCACCGCCGCGCCCTGGAGGTGGCGGCGCAAGCCCGCTCGACGTCCGAGGAACTGCTCACCGCTGTCCTGCCGGAGGAGGACGCCCATCAGCTCTTCTCCTGGCTGAGGGACCTCCCCTTCATGGAGTCCACGCACCGGGGGCTCCACCCGCACGACGCCGCACGCGAGACGTTGGCCGCCGACCTGCGCTGGCGAGCACCGAACGCCTTCGAGGCCGTGCGCCGGCGCCTGGCCGACGAGTACCTGCGCCTCCTGCGCGAGGCACCCGAGGAGCAGGTGTGGACCGTCACCGACGAACTCTTCCACCTCTTTCGGGAAGGGAAGACCCTGGCCCGGCTGCGCACCTGGTCCCGCGAGGACGAGGTGCACGACCGCCCTCTGCACCCGGACGACCTCGATGCCGTGCTGCGCATGGCCGAGGACACCGAAGGGCCCGCCTCCGCGGAACTGGTCCGCTACTGGGCGCGGCGTCAGCCGCAGGCCTTCAGCGTCTACCGTCTCGTCAACACGGGCCGGATCGTGGCGTTCACGGCCCGGCTGGCCCTGGCGGCCCCTGCCGACCCCGAGGACCTGGCCACCGATCCCGTCGTCGCCGCCGCGTGGCGGTACACCGAGGCCACCGCGCCGGTGAGCCCCGGCCAGCACATCGGCGTCAGCCGCTTCTCGGTCTACCCCGAGCGTTACCAGGTCCCTTCGCGCGTCATCGACCTGAGCAGTTCCCGCGCCCAGGCGGAGTCGGCCCGTGCCCGTGGTCGGGCCTACGGCTTCGCCGTGTACCGGGATGCCGAGACCTGGGCCGAACGCGTCAAGGGCACCCTCGCCGACACCGGCGCCCGCCCGCGGGTCGGTGCGTACACGTACGGCCTGTTCAGCGTCGACTGGCGCCGGATACCCGTGGAGGCGTGGCTCCAGAGCTTCATATCGACCACCGAGGAGCCGGTCTCGCCCGGACCGTCGCCCATCTCGCGTTCCTTGTTCGACCAGGGCGTACGGGAGGCGTTGGCGCACTGGCGTGACGCCGGGGCCTTCGCCGCCTGCGCCCTGCTGCGCAGCCGTCTCGCGGCGGACTTCGCCGATCCCGTCGCGGAGTTGCGCGCTCTGCTGCGCCAAGCCGTCGACGATCTCGCGCAGGACCCGCGCGGGGTGCGCGCCCGCGAGGCCCTGGCGGCGGGCTACTTCTCCGGTGCACCCACCCAGGAAGCCGCCGCCCGCCGCCTCGGCCTTCCGTACGGCACCTACCGGCGTCACCTGCGTCAGGGCCTGGACCTGCTGTGCGAGGCCTTGTGGCAGCAGGAGCTCGACGGCCCCCGGTCACGGTAG
- a CDS encoding carotenoid oxygenase family protein: MTVDKPYLTGHFTPVVNEVTATDLTVEGTLPTELTGRLFRNGHNPKPGVTPTHWFKGSGMVHGIRLRDGRAEWYRNRWVHTPALEGAPYMTERGPDLTASAAGTHIIEHGGRLLALCEANLPFELTRDLETVGAYDFDGKLRTAMTAHPKEDPVTGELHFFGSSPFPPFLVHYVADAKGEITHTAEVPGATASLKHDFAITRHHVVFVEGNVTFDPTDHSGIPYGWSDQQPARIGVMPRGEDGARKVRWFSIEPGNMLHVANAFEDGQGRIVLEGPTVDREGFRLSWNWWIGAPGRGSEPVARSYTRRWVVDMVAGTVDEQIIDDLPVEFPTLNEEYLGAENRYHYAISFPDEKGFGGYGVVKYDRTTGARRIHQVGDARMPGEAVFVPATGATREDDGYLLTVVSDLKQDASQLVVLDASGLDRIATVHLPHRVSAGLHGSWVPDSGPAELAG; this comes from the coding sequence ATGACCGTCGACAAGCCCTACCTGACCGGCCACTTCACCCCCGTCGTCAACGAGGTCACGGCCACCGACCTCACAGTCGAGGGAACCCTGCCCACCGAGCTGACCGGGCGGTTGTTCCGCAACGGCCACAACCCCAAGCCCGGTGTCACGCCCACCCACTGGTTCAAGGGCAGCGGGATGGTCCACGGCATCCGGCTGCGCGACGGCCGCGCCGAGTGGTACCGCAACCGCTGGGTGCACACCCCCGCGCTGGAGGGCGCCCCGTACATGACGGAGCGGGGACCCGACCTGACGGCCAGTGCCGCCGGTACCCACATCATCGAGCACGGCGGACGGCTGCTCGCGCTGTGCGAGGCGAACCTGCCCTTCGAACTCACCCGGGACCTGGAGACGGTCGGGGCGTACGACTTCGACGGCAAGCTGCGGACGGCGATGACCGCGCACCCCAAGGAGGACCCCGTGACGGGCGAGCTCCACTTCTTCGGGTCCTCTCCGTTCCCGCCCTTCCTCGTGCACTACGTCGCCGACGCCAAGGGCGAGATCACCCACACCGCCGAGGTCCCGGGGGCGACCGCCTCGCTCAAGCACGACTTCGCCATCACCCGCCACCACGTGGTCTTCGTGGAGGGCAACGTCACCTTCGACCCCACGGACCACTCCGGCATCCCGTACGGCTGGAGTGACCAGCAGCCCGCCCGCATCGGTGTCATGCCCCGCGGGGAGGACGGTGCCCGGAAGGTCCGCTGGTTCTCCATAGAGCCGGGCAACATGCTGCACGTCGCCAATGCCTTCGAGGACGGCCAGGGCCGCATCGTCCTGGAGGGCCCGACCGTGGACCGTGAGGGCTTCCGGCTCTCCTGGAACTGGTGGATCGGCGCGCCCGGGCGCGGCAGTGAACCCGTCGCCCGCTCCTACACCCGCCGTTGGGTGGTCGACATGGTGGCCGGCACCGTGGACGAGCAGATCATCGACGATCTGCCGGTGGAGTTCCCGACCCTCAACGAGGAGTACCTGGGCGCCGAGAACCGCTACCACTACGCCATCTCCTTCCCCGACGAGAAGGGCTTCGGTGGGTACGGAGTGGTCAAGTACGACCGCACCACCGGCGCCCGTCGCATCCACCAGGTCGGCGACGCCCGCATGCCCGGCGAAGCCGTCTTCGTTCCCGCCACCGGAGCCACGCGCGAGGACGACGGCTATCTGCTCACCGTCGTCTCCGACCTCAAGCAGGACGCCTCGCAACTGGTGGTCCTCGACGCGTCGGGTCTCGACCGGATCGCCACCGTCCACCTGCCCCACCGGGTGAGTGCCGGACTCCACGGCTCCTGGGTCCCCGACAGCGGGCCCGCCGAACTCGCGGGCTGA
- a CDS encoding HAD family phosphatase — protein sequence MIKPIELVIFDCDGVLVDSERMAARVQVALGAELGWPLTGDEVVDRFIGRSHASIREQVAVRLGEETAAIWSERFEQLHREAVDADLAPVEGLPEALDALTLPTCVASSGSHDKMRHTLGRTGLYERFAGRIYSAGEVARGKPAPDLFLYAARNMGVDPAACVVVEDSRPGVQAARAAGMRAFGYAGGLTPAERLEGPGTTVFHDMRALPALIAGQ from the coding sequence ATGATCAAGCCGATTGAACTCGTCATCTTCGACTGCGACGGTGTGCTGGTCGACAGCGAACGCATGGCGGCCCGTGTCCAGGTCGCCCTGGGCGCCGAGTTGGGCTGGCCCCTCACCGGCGATGAGGTCGTCGACCGTTTCATCGGGCGCTCGCACGCCTCCATTCGCGAGCAGGTTGCCGTCCGGCTGGGCGAGGAGACGGCGGCGATCTGGTCGGAGCGGTTCGAGCAGCTGCATCGCGAGGCCGTGGACGCCGATCTCGCCCCCGTCGAGGGGCTGCCCGAGGCTCTCGACGCCCTCACCCTGCCGACGTGCGTGGCCTCCAGCGGCTCGCACGACAAGATGCGCCACACCCTGGGCCGGACCGGCCTGTACGAGCGTTTCGCCGGCCGCATCTACAGCGCCGGCGAAGTCGCCCGCGGCAAGCCCGCCCCCGATCTGTTCCTGTACGCGGCCCGGAACATGGGGGTCGATCCCGCCGCCTGTGTGGTGGTCGAGGACAGCCGGCCCGGCGTCCAGGCCGCCCGTGCGGCCGGCATGCGCGCCTTCGGTTACGCGGGCGGTCTGACTCCGGCCGAACGCCTCGAGGGCCCCGGTACCACCGTCTTCCACGACATGCGCGCGCTCCCCGCCCTCATCGCCGGGCAGTAG
- a CDS encoding DUF4232 domain-containing protein translates to MATSARTAIPALLAVAVGATLVSVGPVAAAERPVRASTCASGDLSVSAGPPDVGAGQLYVPLRFTNTGDRPCTLLGYPGVSVLSEEQKQIGKPADRDGQVPAAVSLAPGRSATAVLHTTNGPIGGPCLPKGAFLKVYAPASKDAVLLKTPFQVCSNRFTVSPVTP, encoded by the coding sequence ATGGCGACCTCCGCACGAACAGCGATTCCCGCCCTCCTGGCCGTGGCCGTGGGAGCCACGCTGGTGTCCGTCGGTCCGGTGGCCGCCGCCGAGAGGCCGGTACGGGCGAGCACCTGCGCGTCGGGAGACCTCAGCGTGTCCGCCGGGCCGCCGGACGTCGGAGCCGGGCAACTGTACGTACCGCTGCGCTTCACCAACACCGGCGACCGTCCGTGCACCCTGCTCGGATACCCGGGCGTCAGCGTTCTGAGCGAGGAGCAGAAGCAGATCGGGAAGCCGGCGGACCGGGACGGGCAGGTGCCCGCCGCCGTCTCCCTCGCCCCCGGGCGCAGCGCCACGGCCGTCCTCCACACGACGAACGGACCGATCGGCGGCCCGTGCCTGCCCAAGGGGGCGTTCCTGAAGGTCTACGCGCCCGCCTCCAAGGACGCGGTCCTGCTCAAGACGCCCTTCCAGGTCTGCTCGAACCGCTTCACGGTCAGCCCGGTCACGCCGTAG
- the sigJ gene encoding RNA polymerase sigma factor SigJ: MSAASEPGHSRSEPHLTVVVGERRRLINLAYRLLGSSTEAEDAVQEAYTRWFALSRQQQEAVASPGAWLTTVAGRICLDVLGSARARRERYVGPWIPEPLPDRTEWIGGRAGGGTEPADPADQIVLDESVDMAFLVVLESMTPAERVAFILHDVFRYPFAEVATIVGRTPAACRQLASSGRRRVRAARNPAPAAGQAGLVRRFKEAWEARDIETLVGLLDPDATMTADGGGLVGTVLRPVEGGRSIAQYLIHIAAKAPGLTLLERTVNGRPGLVAQHTGVPVTVAAFDLTGDRVSRIWAVRNPEKLRAWTGDAQT; the protein is encoded by the coding sequence ATGAGCGCCGCGTCCGAGCCGGGTCACAGCCGGTCCGAGCCCCACCTGACCGTGGTCGTCGGCGAGCGGCGCCGGTTGATCAATCTCGCCTACAGGCTGCTCGGTTCGTCGACCGAGGCCGAGGACGCCGTCCAGGAGGCCTACACCCGCTGGTTCGCGCTGTCCCGGCAACAGCAGGAGGCCGTCGCGTCGCCCGGTGCCTGGCTGACGACGGTGGCCGGCCGGATCTGCCTGGACGTGCTCGGTTCGGCGCGGGCCCGACGCGAGCGGTACGTCGGCCCGTGGATACCCGAGCCGCTGCCCGACCGTACGGAGTGGATCGGTGGGCGCGCGGGCGGCGGGACCGAGCCGGCCGACCCCGCCGACCAGATCGTCCTGGACGAGTCGGTGGACATGGCCTTCCTCGTCGTACTGGAGTCGATGACGCCGGCGGAACGCGTGGCGTTCATCCTGCACGACGTCTTCCGCTACCCCTTCGCCGAGGTCGCCACGATCGTCGGCCGGACGCCCGCGGCCTGCCGGCAGTTGGCGTCCTCGGGCCGTCGGCGCGTCCGTGCCGCGCGGAACCCGGCGCCGGCGGCCGGGCAGGCCGGTCTGGTTCGCCGGTTCAAGGAGGCTTGGGAGGCCAGGGACATCGAGACCCTCGTCGGTCTCCTCGACCCCGACGCCACGATGACCGCGGATGGCGGCGGCCTCGTCGGAACCGTCCTGCGGCCGGTCGAAGGCGGCAGGAGCATCGCCCAGTACCTGATCCACATCGCCGCCAAGGCCCCGGGCCTGACACTCCTGGAGCGAACGGTCAACGGCCGGCCCGGCCTGGTCGCCCAGCACACCGGAGTCCCCGTGACCGTGGCCGCGTTCGACCTCACCGGCGACCGCGTCAGCCGCATCTGGGCGGTCCGCAACCCGGAGAAGCTCCGCGCGTGGACCGGTGACGCACAGACCTGA
- a CDS encoding VOC family protein: MVSVVQNVAIDCANAYELARFWSGVTGRPIHPDVGPGDRETQVLLAEGPALYFNQVPEAKTVKNRIHLCLRPETSREQEVDRLLSLGATFVADHRNPDGSGWAVLADPEGNEFCVLRGESDRLP; the protein is encoded by the coding sequence ATGGTTTCGGTAGTGCAGAACGTGGCGATCGACTGCGCCAACGCCTACGAACTGGCCCGTTTCTGGAGCGGTGTGACGGGCCGTCCGATCCATCCGGACGTCGGACCGGGTGACCGGGAGACTCAGGTACTGCTCGCCGAGGGCCCCGCGTTGTACTTCAATCAGGTACCCGAGGCCAAGACGGTCAAGAATCGGATCCATCTGTGCCTGCGCCCCGAGACCTCTCGCGAGCAGGAGGTGGACCGGCTGCTGAGCCTCGGTGCGACCTTCGTCGCCGACCACCGGAATCCGGACGGTTCAGGTTGGGCGGTCCTTGCCGATCCCGAAGGCAACGAGTTCTGCGTTCTGCGCGGAGAGTCCGACCGGTTGCCGTGA
- a CDS encoding glutaredoxin domain-containing protein: MTRAWSLSMLFVLCGSVLAAGVLYRGAPGAAAVLLLLFGLLAGVHSPLVFPKSISAVEAQRRSAVDGRPIVFWRSGCKYCIRLRIRLGREAGRLHWVDIWRDPDGAAAVRAANDGNETVPTVVVAGRPHVNPDPRWVREQFVRSP; this comes from the coding sequence ATGACCCGTGCCTGGAGCTTGTCGATGCTGTTCGTGCTCTGCGGCTCGGTCCTCGCGGCCGGGGTGCTGTACCGGGGCGCCCCCGGCGCTGCCGCGGTGCTTCTGCTGCTGTTCGGCCTTCTCGCGGGCGTGCACTCGCCTCTGGTCTTCCCGAAGTCGATCAGCGCCGTGGAGGCGCAGCGCCGCAGCGCGGTCGACGGCCGGCCGATCGTCTTCTGGCGGTCGGGCTGCAAGTACTGCATCCGACTGCGCATCCGGTTGGGGCGTGAAGCCGGCCGGTTGCACTGGGTCGACATCTGGCGTGACCCGGACGGCGCGGCAGCCGTCAGGGCGGCCAACGACGGCAACGAGACCGTGCCGACCGTCGTCGTCGCGGGCCGGCCGCACGTCAACCCCGATCCGCGGTGGGTACGCGAACAGTTCGTCCGTTCTCCGTGA
- a CDS encoding NAD-dependent epimerase, translated as MEVVRGDREDEAALRAAAADRTWDGVIDTCGFEPRTVRRSVRALAGRAGAYAFVSSFHAYADWPAKGVDETFPRHACAPDTAPDDVPYNALKAGCERAVEEGFPGRALIVNPGIIVGPGENVGRLPWWLETIARGGRVLAPGSPDRAMQLIDARDIARFLLDRLAEGGSGRYLTTGVPGNATMGELLRACVDATGADTELVWADERFLREHDVAPWTEVPLWVPDTPEVSGAWTASSAKALVAGLRCRPVSETVADTWRALRDGGCPRPKYLQGEVPVGLERDKHDAVLAAWDARGSQA; from the coding sequence GTGGAGGTGGTCCGCGGCGACCGCGAGGACGAGGCCGCGTTGCGTGCGGCGGCGGCGGATCGCACCTGGGACGGGGTGATCGACACGTGCGGGTTCGAGCCCCGTACCGTACGGCGGTCGGTTCGGGCGCTGGCCGGGCGCGCGGGGGCGTACGCGTTCGTCTCGTCCTTCCATGCCTACGCGGACTGGCCCGCCAAGGGCGTGGACGAGACCTTTCCCCGCCACGCGTGCGCCCCGGACACCGCACCGGACGACGTGCCGTACAACGCCCTCAAGGCCGGATGCGAGCGGGCGGTCGAAGAAGGCTTCCCCGGACGCGCCTTGATCGTCAATCCCGGCATCATCGTCGGCCCCGGAGAGAACGTCGGACGCCTCCCCTGGTGGCTGGAGACCATCGCACGGGGAGGCCGTGTACTGGCTCCGGGGTCCCCGGACCGTGCGATGCAGCTCATCGACGCCCGCGACATCGCCCGGTTCCTTCTCGACCGGCTCGCCGAGGGCGGCTCCGGCCGGTACCTGACCACGGGCGTGCCCGGGAACGCCACCATGGGCGAGCTGTTGCGGGCCTGCGTCGACGCCACCGGCGCCGACACCGAACTCGTGTGGGCCGACGAGCGGTTCCTCCGGGAACACGACGTCGCCCCGTGGACCGAGGTTCCGCTGTGGGTGCCGGACACTCCCGAGGTCTCCGGCGCCTGGACCGCCTCGTCGGCCAAGGCGCTGGTCGCCGGCCTGCGTTGCCGCCCGGTCTCCGAGACCGTCGCGGACACGTGGCGGGCACTCCGCGACGGTGGGTGTCCGCGGCCCAAGTACCTACAGGGTGAGGTTCCCGTCGGCCTGGAAAGGGACAAGCACGACGCGGTCCTCGCCGCGTGGGATGCCCGAGGTTCGCAGGCCTGA
- a CDS encoding NAD(P)/FAD-dependent oxidoreductase, which yields MNTTRTTPRIAIIGAGPGGLICARILRQNGITATIYESDTSRTSRDQGGSLDMHPGSGRHALQQAGLLDDFLARSRPEGQQMRLLGRDGRVLFDAIPPEADTAEGNPEIDRGQLRGLLLDSLDPTTVRWGHKLTRVEPRGDGTHRLHFSDALAADADDTADITADADMTTDVDLVIGADGAWSRVRRALSDATPRYTGVTFVETGLDEADTRHPALAELTGNGTMMALDDNLGFVAQRNSGGHIRVYVGMRIDEDWQRHAGLDPADTTAVRAALLDRFGGWSPDLLGFITDADTGYTNRPLYALPVPHTWAPTPGLTLLGDAAHLMSPFSGMGANLAMLDGADLAQALVDHPTVDQAVTAYEKILLPRSIEAAEGAAEGIDGAFAPDSAEQTLAHMTGHH from the coding sequence ATGAACACCACCCGCACCACACCCCGTATCGCGATCATCGGTGCCGGCCCCGGTGGCCTGATCTGCGCCCGCATCCTGCGGCAGAACGGCATCACCGCGACGATCTACGAGTCGGACACCTCCCGCACCTCCCGCGACCAGGGCGGCAGCCTCGACATGCACCCCGGATCCGGCCGGCACGCTCTGCAACAGGCCGGGCTGCTGGACGACTTCCTCGCCCGGTCCCGTCCCGAAGGCCAGCAGATGCGCCTGCTCGGCCGGGACGGACGCGTCCTGTTCGACGCGATCCCGCCCGAGGCCGACACGGCCGAGGGCAACCCCGAGATCGACCGCGGTCAGTTGCGCGGCCTCCTCCTCGACTCGCTCGATCCCACCACCGTGCGCTGGGGACACAAGCTCACCCGCGTCGAACCCCGCGGCGACGGCACCCACCGCCTGCACTTCAGCGACGCCCTCGCCGCCGACGCGGACGACACCGCCGACATCACCGCCGACGCCGACATGACCACCGACGTCGACCTCGTCATCGGTGCCGACGGCGCCTGGTCCCGGGTCCGCCGCGCCCTGTCCGACGCGACGCCCCGCTACACGGGCGTCACCTTCGTCGAAACAGGCCTCGACGAGGCAGACACCCGCCACCCCGCACTCGCCGAACTCACCGGCAACGGGACCATGATGGCCCTGGACGACAATCTGGGATTCGTCGCCCAGCGCAACAGCGGCGGCCACATCCGCGTCTACGTCGGCATGCGCATCGACGAGGACTGGCAACGGCACGCCGGCCTCGACCCGGCCGACACCACGGCCGTACGCGCGGCCCTGCTCGACCGGTTCGGCGGATGGAGCCCCGACCTGCTCGGTTTCATCACGGACGCCGACACCGGCTACACCAACCGCCCGCTGTACGCCCTGCCGGTGCCGCACACCTGGGCACCCACCCCCGGCCTCACCCTCCTCGGCGACGCCGCCCATCTCATGTCCCCCTTCTCCGGGATGGGCGCCAACCTCGCGATGCTCGACGGAGCCGACCTCGCCCAGGCCCTCGTCGATCACCCCACCGTCGACCAGGCCGTCACCGCGTACGAGAAGATCCTCCTGCCGCGCTCCATCGAGGCCGCCGAAGGGGCGGCCGAAGGCATCGACGGCGCCTTCGCCCCCGACAGCGCCGAACAGACCCTCGCCCACATGACCGGGCACCACTGA
- a CDS encoding TetR/AcrR family transcriptional regulator: MNDTDPSLPSAPLGRRERKKAATRQAIADAALRLFLERGYDAVGIREIADAADVSTTTLFKHFPVKEALVFDEDADQEARLLAAVRERPRGLSIPAALREHALRHRLAATAGDARFTDFFELVSSTPALRDYLQNMWLRHSTALARAIADECGLPADDPGCAALAHFALEAPRAAHGKGDVRRALTRAFDLLEHGWSDRPDDRR; this comes from the coding sequence GTGAACGACACCGATCCGAGCCTCCCGTCGGCACCGCTGGGGCGCCGGGAGCGCAAGAAGGCAGCCACCCGACAAGCCATCGCCGATGCCGCGCTGCGCCTGTTCCTGGAGCGCGGCTACGACGCGGTCGGCATCCGCGAGATCGCGGACGCCGCCGACGTGTCCACCACCACGCTGTTCAAGCACTTCCCGGTCAAGGAGGCCCTCGTCTTCGACGAGGACGCCGACCAGGAAGCCCGACTGCTCGCCGCCGTACGCGAACGACCCCGGGGCCTTTCGATCCCCGCCGCCCTGCGGGAGCACGCCCTGCGCCACCGCCTGGCGGCCACCGCCGGCGACGCCCGCTTCACCGACTTCTTCGAGTTGGTGAGCAGCACCCCGGCCCTGCGCGACTACCTCCAGAACATGTGGCTGCGCCACTCGACCGCCCTCGCGCGGGCCATCGCGGACGAGTGCGGCCTTCCCGCCGACGACCCCGGCTGCGCCGCCCTGGCCCACTTCGCCCTCGAAGCCCCCCGCGCCGCCCACGGCAAAGGCGATGTGCGCCGGGCCCTCACCCGAGCCTTCGACCTGCTGGAGCACGGGTGGTCCGATCGGCCGGACGACCGACGATGA